DNA from Candidatus Methylomirabilota bacterium:
CCGAGATAGTGCTGGGGGAAGAAGGCCATGTTGAAGCCGATCATCATGAGCCAGAAGTGGATCTTGCCGAGCTTCTCGTCCAGGAGTCGCCCGGTCATCTTCGGCCACCAGTAGTAGAAGCCGGAGAAAATGCCGAAGATCGAGCCGCCGAACAGCACGTAGTGGAAGTGCGCCACCACGAAGTAGGAGTCGGTCTGCTGCAGGTCCACCGGCGGGGAAGCGTGCATGACGCCGCTGAGCCCGCCCATCGTGAACATGGCGATGAAGCCCAGGGAGAAGAGGAGCGCGCTCGTGAAGCGGATGGTGCCGCCCCAGAGCGTGCTGATCCAGTTGAGGATCTTCACCCCGGTGGGCACCGCGATCAGCATGGTGGCGATGGAGAAGGCGGAGTCGGCGACCGGCCCCATACCCACCGAGAACATGTGGTGGGACCACACCCCGAAGCCGAAGAAGCCGATCATGATCCCGGAGTAGATGACCACCGGCGCGCCGAAGAGCGGCTTGCGCGCGAAGGTCGGGAGCACCTCGGAGACGATGCCCATGGCGGGCAGGATGAGGATGTAGACCTCGGGGTGGCCGAAGATCCAGAAGAGGTGCTGCCACAGGAGCGGGTCGGCCCCGGCGGCGGGCGCGTAGAAGAGGGTGCCGAAGAAGCGGTCGAACATCAGGAGGATCAGCGCCACCGTGATGGCGGGGAACGCCAGCACCACCAGGAACTGCACGACCAGCGACATCCAGACGAACACCGGCATGCGCATGAGGGTCATGCCCGGCGCGCGCATGTTGATGATGGTCACGATGAAGTTGAAGCCGGCGAGCATCGACGCGATGCCGAGGATCTGTAGGCCCAGCATCCAGAAGTCGATGTGGTGGCCGGGCGAGAACTGCCGCGTGGTGAGGGTGGCGTAGCCGAACCAGCCGCCGTCGGGGGCCGATCCGAAGAGGAAGCTCGAATTGATGAAGAGGCCGCCGGACAGGAAGATCCAGTACGAGAGCGCGTTGAGCCGCGGGAAGGCCACGTCACGCGCCCCGATCTGGAGCGGGAGCATGTAATTGAAGAACGCGGCGCTGAGCGGCATGATCGCGAGGAACACCATGGTGGTGCCGTGCATGGTGAACAGCTCGTTGAAGGTCTGCGCGCTCACGAGGTCGTTGTCGGGACGGGCGAGCTGGGCGCGCATGATCAGCGCCTCGATCCCGCCCATCAGGAAGAAGAGGAACGCGGTGACGCCGTAGAGGATCCCGATCCGCTTGTGGTCGACGGTCGTGATCCAGGACCAGACGCCCGTGGTGGCCGTCTTGGCCTTCGCGCCGGGCATGAACGCCGCCTGTGTCGCCATGGGGCTCCTCTACTTGAGGCTCTGGAGGTAGGCGGTGACCGCCTTGATCTGCTCGTCACGCAGCCCCAGGGTGGGCATGAGCGCTCCGGGCTTCACGTGCGCCGGGTTCTCGATCCACCGCGCGATGTTCTCCGGTGTGTTCTTCATGATCCCGGCGGCCATCGTGGTGCGGCTGCCGAAGTGGGTGAGGTTCGGCCCGAGCACGCCGGCGGACACGCCGTCGATGGTGTGGCAGCCCACGCACGCGGACTGGCTGAACACTTCCTTGCCCTTGACCGCGAGGTCATCCTTCGGCTCCACCGGCGCCGCCTGCTGCGCGGCCACCCACTTCTCCCATCCCGCCTTGTCGTGCACGAAGACCCGGAAGCGCATGTTGGCGTGCGACATCCCGCAGTACTCGGCGCACTGGCCGAGGTACTCGCCGGGGACCTCGGGGGTGAGGATGATGCGGTTGACCCGCGCCGGCACCACGTCGCGCTTGCCGCCGAGCTGCGGCACCCAGAACGAGTGGATGACGTCGGGCCCGTGGAGATAGAAGGCGACGGTCTGACCGACGGGCAAATGCAGCTCGTTCGCGGTGTGGATCTTGAGGGTGGGGTACTGGAAGTCCCACCACCACTGCTTCCCCGTGACGTCCACGTGGAGCGTGGTCGCGGCGGGCGCCTCCTGCGTCTTGAAGATGACCCGGATGGTGGGGATGCCAATGATCACGAGAATGGCCGCGAAGGCCACCGTCCACGAGATCTCGAGAGGCGTGTGGCCGTGCGTCTGCTTGGGAATGGCCGCGCCCGGCCGGTCGCGGTAGCGGAAGCACACGTAGAGGAGTACCCCCTCCACCGCGATGAAGATCACCAGCGTGGTCCACGAGATCAGCATGAAGATCTCGTGGGTCATCTTGCCGAAATCGGACTTCGGCTGCACCGTGCTCATCGGGGTGTCCCACTCCCAGCCGACGAGGCCACAGCCCGCGCCGAGGACGACCACGGCGAGGAGGAGCAGGGAGGCGGTGACGCGCGCGCGCTTGGTCATGTTCTCCCTTAGCGAGTGGGGTCCACGGGCGCCGTCGCCGCCGTGGTGGTGTTCACGACCGAGGAGGCCACCGCGGGCCGCCCGAGGTCGAAGACCGCCACCCAGCTGCGGGCGGCGAGGAAGAGGACGAGTACGACCGGAATGGCGCTCCACAGGACCTCGGTGGCGCGGCGTCGCCGCCCGGGCGACAGCGCGCGGCGGGAGCGGAGGACGAAGACGAGGGCGCCGGCCTGGAAGGCGAGAAACATGGTCAGCGCGAGCGCCAGCAACAGGTGCACTATCGTGGACACAACATCCTCGTTGAAGAGGGTTTCCTCGTTTCCGCCGGAGTGTACTCGATGGCTCCGGCAATGCCAAGTGGAATCTTTCACATGGCGCCGGAACGGCGCTCAGAACGACCACTCGGGGCGGCCGGCTCAGCCGGCGAGCTGGAGCAGGGTACGGAGCAGCACGTTCCCGCCGCGCTCGATCGCCCTCCAGTCGCTGGTCTCGTCGGGGCGATGGCTGCGCCCACCGCGCGAGGGGATGAAGAGCATGCCCGAGTCGGTGACCGACGCGAGGTTCTGCGCGTCGTGTCCGGCGCCAGAGGGCATCCGCCGGTACGCGAGCCCCAGCTCGCCGCACGCCGCCTCCACCGCCCGCATCACGCGGGGTGAGCAGCGGACGGGCTGGCTCTGCGAGATCGTCTCCACCTTCACCCGCAGGCCGCGACGCTTGCCCACCGCCCGCGCGAGGGCGCGGCACTGCTCGTCGAGGCGGGCGAGGATGCGCGCGTCGAGCGAGCGCATCTCGTGGAGCAGGGTGGCGCGCGCGGGGACGATGTTGGACACGCCGGGCGCGATCTCGATGCGGCCGAAGTTTGTCACGCTCTTGCCGGCGCCGCGCTTGACCACCAGCTCGCGCGCGGCGAGCGCGTACTCCGCGGCGCCCAGGAAGGCGTCCTTGCGCCATGCCATCGGCGTGGTACCCGCATGGTCCGCCTGGCCGACGAAGGTCACCCACGCCCGGCGATTGCCCACGATGCCCTGCACCGAGCCGATGGGGATGCGTGCCACTTCCAGGTGCGGGCCCTGCTCGATGTGCAGCTCGACGTACGCCTCGAGGGTCTTGGGATCGCACTTGGCCTTGGGCGCCTCGAGCGGGTCGAAGCCCGCGCGGCTCATCGCTTCGACCAAGGGCTCGCCATCCGCGGCTCGGAAATGGGGGATCTGGCGCGCGTCGATCTTGCCCGTGAAGGCCCGCGACCCGAACAGCCCCGCGTAGCGGCCCTCCTCGTCGCTCCACGCCACCATGGTGAGCGGCCGGCGCGTCCGCGTGCCGGCCTCGCGCAGGGTCTGCAGGCACTCGAGCCCGGCCATCACCCCGAGGGCGCCGTCCAGGGAGCCGCCCTGGGGCACGGTGTCGATATGCGAGCCCGTCATGACGGTGGGGCCGCCCTCTCCGAGCTTCCCGAAGGTGTTCCCGGCCTCGTCGACCCAGGTCGTGAGCCCGGCCTCCTTCATCCGCGCCAGCAGCCAGGCCCGCGCTTCCTCGTGGGCCGGACTCCAGCAGGAGCGGGTGATGCCCTGGCCGTCAGAATTGCGGCCGAACCGGGACAGCGTCTCGAGGTTCGCGCGCAGGCGGGGCAGGGAGATGGCGGGCGCCATGGCAGCGGAAAGTATACAAGAGGCCGACCGTCTTGACACCGTCTCCGCCGGGCCCGTATGATGGCGCTGAACCGTCGTTCAGTCACGTCTAAGCGCGCCCCAAACCCGCCGAAGCAGGAGGGTGTATGGACTTCACGCTGACCCCCGAGCAACAGTCCTTCCGGGACGAGGTTCGCTCGTGGCTCAAGAAGAACCTCCCCAAGGACTGGACCAGCCGGGTGCAGGCGGCCTCGGACGTGCCGCGCGAGGAGGCCTACGACTTCCTGCGGCAGTGGCAGCGGAAGATGTACGAGGCGGGCTTCGTGGGGCTCACGTGGCCGAAGGAGTCGGGGGGGCGCGGGCTCACCTTCATGGAGGAGATGATTCTCCAGGAAGAGATGGCGCTGGCGAAGGCGCCGCCGGTGCTGAACATCCTCGCCGTCGGCATGGCCGGTCCCACCATCAATGCCTACGGCACCGAAGAGCAGAAGAAGCGCTATCCGCCCAAGATGCTCTCGTGCGAGGAGATCTGGTGCCAGGGCTACTCCGAGCCCAACTCCGGGTCGGACCTCGCCGCGCTGCAGACCCGCGCGGTGAAGGACGGCGAGTACTACGTGATCAACGGGCAGAAGGTGTGGACCTCGCTGGCCCATATTGCCGATTGGATGATGCTGTTGGCGCGGACGGATCCCGACGCGCCCAAGCACAAGGGCATCACGTACTTCCTACTCGACATGCACGCGCCCGGCGTCACCGTGAAGCCGCTCAAGCAGATCACCGGCGACGCCGAGTTCAACGAGGTGTACTTCGACAACGTCCGCATCCACGAGTCCCAGATCCTGGGCGGGCTCAACAACGGCTGGGCGGTGGGCCTGACCACGCTCATGTACGAGCGGCTCGCGCTGGGCTTCGGGCTGCAAGTGCGGCTGCGCATCGCCCTCGATGGCCTCGTCGACCTCGCGCGGCGGTCGTCGAAGAACGGGACGCCGGCGACGAAGGATCCCGTCACCCGCCAGAAGCTCGCGCAGCTCTGGATCGACACCGAGGTGTTCAAGTACACGGGGGCGCGGGCCATCACCAGGCTCCTCAAGGGGGAGCTGCCCGGTCCCGAGGCCTCCACCGGCAAAATGATGTGGGTGGAAGGCCATCAGCGCCTGCAGGAGATGGCGATGGAGCTCGAGGGCCCCTACTCCCAGCTCACCAGGGGCAGCCGCTGGGCCGTCGAGAACGGGCTCTGGCAGTACGGCTTCCTCCGCTCCCGCGCCAACTCCATCGAGGGCGGCACCACCGAGATCCAGAAGAACATCATCGGCGAGCGTGTGCTCGGTCTCCCGAAAGGCTAGGCTCATGAACTTCGGCTTCAGCGACGAGCAGGAGCTTCTCCGCAGCACCGCCCGGAAGTTCTTCGAGAACGAATGCCCCTCGGAGACGGTGCGCCGTCTCATGGACACCCCGGAGGGCATGAGCCCCGAGCTCTGGGGGAAGCTCGCCGAGCAGGGATGGCTCGGCCTCATCTACCCCGAGACCTACGACGGCATGGGGCTCGGCTTCGTCGATCTCACCGTGCTCATGGAGGAGATGGGGCGCGCGGTGGTGCCGGGCCCGTACGTCTCCACCGTGCTCCTGGGCGGCCTCGCGATCCTCGAGGCGGGGAACGAGGCGCAGAAGAAGGAGTGGCTGCCGAAGATCGCGGCGGGCAGCAAGCGCGCGACGCTCGGGTGGATGGAGCCGTCGGCCGTGCTCGGCCCGGCCGGCGTCACCCTGACCGCGAAGGCGGCCAGCGGCGGCCACACGCTGTCGGGGACCAAGCTCTTCGTGCCCGATGCCCACACCGCCGACGCCATCGTGGTGGCGGCGCGCACCGGCGGCGGCGCCGGCGAGGACGGCGTGAGCCTCTTCCTCGTGCCCCGCACCGCGCGCGGCGTCGAGGTGAAGCTTCTCCCGACCATGGACCAGACGCGGAAGCTCTGCGAGGTCACCCTCACGGACGTCACCCTCGGCCCCGAGGCGCTGCTCGGCGCGCCGGGCCTCGGCTGGAAGCCGCTCGAGCGTGTGCTCGAGCGCGCCTGCGTGGCGCTCTGCGCGGAGATGTGCGGCGGGGCCCAGAAGGTCCTCGACATGACGGTGGAGTACGCCAAGATCCGCCAGGCCTTCGGCAAGCCCATCGGCTCGTACCAAGGCGTGAAGCACAAGGCGGCCGACATGCTGGTGGACGTCGAGAACAGCAAGTCGATCACGTACTACGCGGCGTGGGCCATGGACGAGGGCTCATCCGAGGGGCCGCTGGCCGTCAGCATGGCCAAGGCCTACGTCTCCGATGCGTACCGCAAGGTGTCCGCCGCGGGCATCCAGCTCCACGGCGGCATCGGTTTCACCTGGGAGCACGATCTGCACCTCTACTTCAAGCGGGCGAAGGGGTCTGAGTTCACTTTCGGCGACGCCACCTACCATCGGGAGCGCGTGGCCCAGCTCGTCAACCTCTAGCGCCCTCGATGCTCGAGGCGGTCCGGCGAACCGTCAGCCGCTGGATCCAACGCGGGAGTGCCCGCGAGGCGCTCGCCGCGGATCATCCGCTCTTCGCCGATCACGAGGAGATCCGCGACATCGCCCGCCAGCTCGGCCGCTCCAAGGTCGAGCTGGACCGCACCGTGCTCACCCTGCGGAGCTGGGCGCGCGATCTCAACCGCCGCCTGGACGAGTCGCCCGAGAGCGTCGGCCGCTCGGTGGACCTGCGGACGCTCGGTGAGACGGTGGGGGGCCTCACCCACAACTTCAACAACTCGCTGGCCGCCATCCTCGCCTACACCGAGCTGCTCCTGAGGGAAGTTCAGACGGAGACGGCGCAGCGCCGCCTCACGGTGATCCGCGACGTGGCGATGGAGGCCTCGGCGTCCGTCCGGCGCTTCCAGGAGTTCGTCTCCCGCGAGCCGCAGGTGGCCTTCGGCCCGGTGGGCCTGCCCGCGGTGGTGGCGGAGGCGCTCGAGATGACGGCGCCCCGCTGGCGCGACGAGGCGCAGCGCCGGGGGGTGGTCATCGCGATCCACCAGGAGCTGGGCTCCATCCCGCCCGTCGAGGGCAACGGCTTCGAGCTGCGGGACGCCCTCGTGCATCTCATCCTCAACGCGGTGCAGGCGATGGCCCGCGGCGGCACCCTCACGATCCGCGCGGCGAGCGAGGAGTCGGGCTGGGTTGCCCTCGAGGTCTCGGACACGGGCGTGGGCATGCCGGAGCAGCTCCGCCGGACCCTCGCCGACTCCGCGTCGCGGCTGCGTGGGCGCGCGGGGGGACGCGGGCTCGGCGAGGTCGTGGACATCGTGGAGCGCCACGGCGGCAGCATCCAGATCGACAGCCACGAGGGCGAGGGGACCACGGTCCGGCTGCGGCTGCACGCCAGCCGCTTCCAGATCATCCCGCCGTCAGAGGAGCTGCCCTCGCCCGTGCAGCCCGAGCGGGCGGCGCACGTGCTCCTCGTGGACGACGACCAGCGCCTGCTCACCGTGCTCACCGACGTGCTGCGCTCGGGCGGCCATCAGGTGACGACGGCGGGCGACGGCGGCGAGGCGCTCGAGATCTTCGACCCCGAGCAGCACGATGTGGTCATCACCGATCTGGGCATGCCGCGCGTGAACGGCTGGCAGGTGGCCGAGCAGGTGAAGCTGCGCGCGCCGGCCACGCGCGTGTTCGTCCTCACCGGCTGGGGCGAGGGCGTCACCGCTCCGGAGGCCAGCAAGTACGTGGACCAGGTGCTGGCCAAGCCCATCTCCGCCGACGCTATCCTCGAGCAGCTGGCGGGCGGCCACGGGAGCCGGCCCGCGTGAGCTCGGCGCCGGCTGCGGATCCCGCGCGGCCCGCGGCCCCGCGGCCGGCGGCGTCCGTGCTCCTCGTCCGTCCGGGCGCGGCGGCGCCGATCGAGGTCTACATGATTCGCCGCCAGCAGAGCATGCGCTTCCTCGGCGGCTTCTACGCCTTCCCCGGCGGCAAGGTGGATCCCGCGGATGCCGACCCGCCACTCCTCGCGCGCTGCCGCGGGCTCGCCGCCGACGCGGTCGAGCGGATCTTTCCCGGCAAGGAGGGTACGCCCGCGCTCGCCTACTGGGTCACCGCCGCGCGCGAGCTCCTGGAGGAGACCGGCCTCCTCCTGGCGACGGATCGCGACGGCCGCGCCATCTCGGCCGCGGATCCCGCCGTCGCCGCCCTCGTAGCGGGCATGCGGCAGTCGCTGGTGGCGGAGTCGGGCCGGCTGCTCGATCTCCTCGCCGCCGTCGACTGGTATCTCGACGTCGCGCCGCTCCGCTACCTCTCGCACTTCATCACGCCGCCGTCGAGCCCCATCCGCTTCACCGCCCGCTTCTTCCTGGCGCCGCTACCCGACGGCCAGGCGCCGCGCCTCTTCACCGAGGAGACGTCGGAGGGGCTCTGGATCACGCCCACCGAGGGCGTCAAGCGCTACGAGACCGGCGACATGCCCATGGCCGAGCCCGCCGAATCCGGCCTGCGCTACCTCGCCGGCTTCCCCAGTCTCGACGCGCTGTGGGCGGCGCACGCGGACGGGCGCCACAAGTTCCACGGCATCCAGGACCGCATCGTCGCCGCCGGCGTGGCCGTGCAGCGGCCGCGCGGCGCGCCGCGTCCGCGGTAAGCTCGGGTCCTGATGGGCAACGCGACTGTCCGCCTGTTAGACGACGCTTTGCGTGAGGGGCATGGGGCCCGCGCGGCCCTGCGCACGTCCACGGGCGAGGTGAGCTATGCGGCGCTGCTCGCC
Protein-coding regions in this window:
- the coxB gene encoding cytochrome c oxidase subunit II; translated protein: MTKRARVTASLLLLAVVVLGAGCGLVGWEWDTPMSTVQPKSDFGKMTHEIFMLISWTTLVIFIAVEGVLLYVCFRYRDRPGAAIPKQTHGHTPLEISWTVAFAAILVIIGIPTIRVIFKTQEAPAATTLHVDVTGKQWWWDFQYPTLKIHTANELHLPVGQTVAFYLHGPDVIHSFWVPQLGGKRDVVPARVNRIILTPEVPGEYLGQCAEYCGMSHANMRFRVFVHDKAGWEKWVAAQQAAPVEPKDDLAVKGKEVFSQSACVGCHTIDGVSAGVLGPNLTHFGSRTTMAAGIMKNTPENIARWIENPAHVKPGALMPTLGLRDEQIKAVTAYLQSLK
- a CDS encoding acyl-CoA dehydrogenase, with protein sequence MDFTLTPEQQSFRDEVRSWLKKNLPKDWTSRVQAASDVPREEAYDFLRQWQRKMYEAGFVGLTWPKESGGRGLTFMEEMILQEEMALAKAPPVLNILAVGMAGPTINAYGTEEQKKRYPPKMLSCEEIWCQGYSEPNSGSDLAALQTRAVKDGEYYVINGQKVWTSLAHIADWMMLLARTDPDAPKHKGITYFLLDMHAPGVTVKPLKQITGDAEFNEVYFDNVRIHESQILGGLNNGWAVGLTTLMYERLALGFGLQVRLRIALDGLVDLARRSSKNGTPATKDPVTRQKLAQLWIDTEVFKYTGARAITRLLKGELPGPEASTGKMMWVEGHQRLQEMAMELEGPYSQLTRGSRWAVENGLWQYGFLRSRANSIEGGTTEIQKNIIGERVLGLPKG
- a CDS encoding Zn-dependent hydrolase — translated: MAPAISLPRLRANLETLSRFGRNSDGQGITRSCWSPAHEEARAWLLARMKEAGLTTWVDEAGNTFGKLGEGGPTVMTGSHIDTVPQGGSLDGALGVMAGLECLQTLREAGTRTRRPLTMVAWSDEEGRYAGLFGSRAFTGKIDARQIPHFRAADGEPLVEAMSRAGFDPLEAPKAKCDPKTLEAYVELHIEQGPHLEVARIPIGSVQGIVGNRRAWVTFVGQADHAGTTPMAWRKDAFLGAAEYALAARELVVKRGAGKSVTNFGRIEIAPGVSNIVPARATLLHEMRSLDARILARLDEQCRALARAVGKRRGLRVKVETISQSQPVRCSPRVMRAVEAACGELGLAYRRMPSGAGHDAQNLASVTDSGMLFIPSRGGRSHRPDETSDWRAIERGGNVLLRTLLQLAG
- the ctaD gene encoding cytochrome c oxidase subunit I, yielding MATQAAFMPGAKAKTATTGVWSWITTVDHKRIGILYGVTAFLFFLMGGIEALIMRAQLARPDNDLVSAQTFNELFTMHGTTMVFLAIMPLSAAFFNYMLPLQIGARDVAFPRLNALSYWIFLSGGLFINSSFLFGSAPDGGWFGYATLTTRQFSPGHHIDFWMLGLQILGIASMLAGFNFIVTIINMRAPGMTLMRMPVFVWMSLVVQFLVVLAFPAITVALILLMFDRFFGTLFYAPAAGADPLLWQHLFWIFGHPEVYILILPAMGIVSEVLPTFARKPLFGAPVVIYSGIMIGFFGFGVWSHHMFSVGMGPVADSAFSIATMLIAVPTGVKILNWISTLWGGTIRFTSALLFSLGFIAMFTMGGLSGVMHASPPVDLQQTDSYFVVAHFHYVLFGGSIFGIFSGFYYWWPKMTGRLLDEKLGKIHFWLMMIGFNMAFFPQHYLGLIGMPRRIYTYAADLNWGFWNLISTIGAFTIALSILVFIINVIKTRRSGPVAGPDPWDARTLEWAIPSPPPVYNFATIPTVHGRDELWLQKHGDGHGGAPTPKPAPPTAKDIAAIHMPPPSYWPILLALALTVMLSGLLISYVQLVVGGLLTLYCMFKFALEYHRPAQEAH
- a CDS encoding acyl-CoA dehydrogenase, with the protein product MNFGFSDEQELLRSTARKFFENECPSETVRRLMDTPEGMSPELWGKLAEQGWLGLIYPETYDGMGLGFVDLTVLMEEMGRAVVPGPYVSTVLLGGLAILEAGNEAQKKEWLPKIAAGSKRATLGWMEPSAVLGPAGVTLTAKAASGGHTLSGTKLFVPDAHTADAIVVAARTGGGAGEDGVSLFLVPRTARGVEVKLLPTMDQTRKLCEVTLTDVTLGPEALLGAPGLGWKPLERVLERACVALCAEMCGGAQKVLDMTVEYAKIRQAFGKPIGSYQGVKHKAADMLVDVENSKSITYYAAWAMDEGSSEGPLAVSMAKAYVSDAYRKVSAAGIQLHGGIGFTWEHDLHLYFKRAKGSEFTFGDATYHRERVAQLVNL
- a CDS encoding response regulator produces the protein MLEAVRRTVSRWIQRGSAREALAADHPLFADHEEIRDIARQLGRSKVELDRTVLTLRSWARDLNRRLDESPESVGRSVDLRTLGETVGGLTHNFNNSLAAILAYTELLLREVQTETAQRRLTVIRDVAMEASASVRRFQEFVSREPQVAFGPVGLPAVVAEALEMTAPRWRDEAQRRGVVIAIHQELGSIPPVEGNGFELRDALVHLILNAVQAMARGGTLTIRAASEESGWVALEVSDTGVGMPEQLRRTLADSASRLRGRAGGRGLGEVVDIVERHGGSIQIDSHEGEGTTVRLRLHASRFQIIPPSEELPSPVQPERAAHVLLVDDDQRLLTVLTDVLRSGGHQVTTAGDGGEALEIFDPEQHDVVITDLGMPRVNGWQVAEQVKLRAPATRVFVLTGWGEGVTAPEASKYVDQVLAKPISADAILEQLAGGHGSRPA